One window of the Trifolium pratense cultivar HEN17-A07 linkage group LG2, ARS_RC_1.1, whole genome shotgun sequence genome contains the following:
- the LOC123905276 gene encoding uncharacterized protein LOC123905276, whose amino-acid sequence MNTPFDLVGSVSPGRDSWRFKVRVVRLWSVSAFLYLDQVNSIEMVLIDEKGAKIHATIRRQLLYLFASKVAEGNVYKMSYFSVMPESGLYRTTTHPYKLMFEMKTKVQISESSKIDLYGLSPTSIDEICGYGPDHDFLVDVVALITGVTEEREYVRDGKVCKMIVLELSDKSGKCGCTLFGAYANQLKDLLAKNDVGLPTVVVQFAKIKMFAGKVSVQNVMNATKIHVNPSIPEVVSFKQAMVVDGAETSVSIAHIGHPIKPSFEEEFLSKYPKTSIGHLLELANDGIYIVSAVVVGLVDGQDWWYPACKCHKSLTPDSGSFFCKKCDKHVFKMVPRFRVKLMVDDGTAECVFVVFDGDMNILVGKHCQELVAGAKV is encoded by the exons ATGAATACTCCTTTTGATTTGGTTGGTTCTGTTTCTCCCGGTAGAGATTCATGGCGTTTCAAAGTGCGTGTTGTTCGCTTATGGAGTGTTTCTGCTTTTTTGTACCTTGATCAGGTTAACTCGATTGAGATGGTGCTGATTGATGAGAAG GGGGCTAAGATTCATGCAACTATTCGCCGTCAACTACTCTATTTGTTTGCTTCCAAGGTTGCTGAAGGGAATGTTTATAAGATGTCTTATTTCAGTGTTATGCCAGAATCTGGTTTGTATCGTACAACCACACATCCATACAAACTGATGTTTGAGATGAAGACAAAGGTTCAGATATCTGAAAGTAGTAAAATAGATCTATATGGATTATCTCCCACCTCTATTGATGAAATTTGTGGCTATGGACCTGATCATGACTTTTTAGTTG ATGTTGTTGCTTTGATTACTGGTGTTACTGAAGAAAGGGAGTATGTACGTGATGGAAAGGTTTGTAAGATGATTGTCCTTGAGCTGTCTGATAAGag TGGGAAGTGTGGTTGTACATTGTTTGGTGCTTATGCTAATCAGCTTAAAGATTTGCTTGCCAAGAATGATGTTGGATTGCCAACTGTTGTGGTTCAGTTTGCCAAAATAAAGATGTTTGCAG GTAAAGTATCAGTTCAAAATGTTATGAATGCTACAAAGATTCATGTTAATCCTTCCATCCCTGAAGTTGTTTCCTTCAAGCAAGC cATGGTTGTTGATGGTGCTGAAACTTCTGTTTCCATAGCTCATATTGGTCATCCTATTAAGCCATCTTTTGAAGAAGAGTTTTTGTCCAAGTATCCTAAGACTTCCATAGGTCATTTACTTGAGTTGGCTAATGATGGTATCTATATAGTTAGTGCTGTTGTTGTTGGATTGGTTGATGGTCAAGATTGGTGGTATCCTGCCTGTAAGTGTCATAAAAGTCTTACTCCTGACTCAGGGAGTTTCTTTTGCAAGAAATGTGACAAACATGTATTTAAAATGGTTCCAAg GTTCAGGGTTAAACTGATGGTTGATGATGGGACTGCTGAATGTGTGTTTGTTGTTTTTGATGGTGATATGAATATATTGGTTGGAAAACATTGTCAAGAATTGGTTGCTGGAGCCAAGGTttag